DNA sequence from the Butyricimonas faecalis genome:
CACCACAAACGTATACCAACCAACTCGTAGAGCTTGTGAACCTTTTTTACGATTAAAACGCAAACGCAATATCGTTAAAACGACAAACAGAGCAATCACAATTAAGAAATACAGGACATCTTCACTACATATCAACCCATTAATCATTTCGCGAGAACGTCCCGAAATAGATAACCAATAAGTAATATCCCGGACTAAAGCAATTTCCTGCCCTACACCACCTATAAAATTCAACACAGCCAAAATAGCTAATGTTCCCATTGCTGCAACAACTTGATAAGAGGTTAAGCTCGACATAAAAAGGCCTATAGCAATATAGGCACAAGTCAATAAATAAAGTCCGAGTAAACCTGACAAAACCAAAGGAAAATCTATCGATTTAACTATTATACAACTAAAAAGAGCGATTAGGAGCAATCCCCCCAGCAATAAAAAGGCATAAACCATCAAGGCATAAAATTTCCCCAACACGATTTGCTTATTCGTGATCGGCGAAGAAAAAAGCAATTTGATTGAACCGGTACTGAATTCCCGGCTCATAATCCCCATCGTCAATAAGGGAATGTAAAGATAGAGATATCCTTGTATTCTAGAATACAAGCCCCGGAAACCTGAAAAAATACTGGCGGTTTCATCCATCAAGCTATAACCTGTAGCTTTAGCTTTCAATTCTTCCGTCAATATGTTCGCGTAATCCATACTTACTTGAAATATAAAAATCACAAGTATTAACCAGGCTATTGGTGAGCAGAACAGCATATTCAGCTCGCTTTTTGCTATTTTATAGATTGTCTTCATATTATTTTCTCTTTCTTTTTGCCCATATAACAATACCACAAGCCGCCAAGGCAAGCGGGAAGAATCCCATCAGCCCAATGTTCATCCACATGATTCCCTCTAATCCCATATAAATTTTCGTGTCTGGAGAACGGGGACGAGTTGTATCTATTGGATACTCTCCATAAGACAACCAAGAGAATGCGTAATTCGGGAAAATTGGACTTTCCGTATTCACCCCTCTCCGTTTCATAGAAAATTCACCATTACTAAGACAATCTGCATCAGACATAATAAGTATTCGCTGTTCTTTTCCTTCAATTTCACGACTTAAAGCGAGAGCCAACGTATATACTTGTTCTTTCTCTCCAGCATCTGGCTGAAAAATTGCTTTATTTTCTGCAAAATTCGTTGTTTCCATCTCATTCCAACATCCTGTTGAATCAGTTTCTAACCAAGCCATCACCTTAAAGCCAGCGTCGGTTCTATAATCCAACCCAACAGCATCAAGCATAGGAACCCGATAGTTCCAACGTAACATCCAATTGAAACGAGGAAATATTTTTGCCACCTCCCGAGTTACTTTTGCAAAAACTAACGTTTGAGAAAAATTCTCGCTTTCCTGTACTAACCGACCAGGCATAAACTTAACTCCTAAAGAGACCATCAATGGATTCATGATATCCTGCCGCCCTGGCTCTCCAGCAATAATTACATTTCCTCCTTTATCAATATATCGTTGAATCTCATCTAACTCTTCTTTTGCCAAAGGAGTCTTGACATCTGCAATAACCAAAATATCTGTATTTTCCGGAATTTTACCTTTTTGTGTCAAAAACAACTTATAGCAATCGAAACCATTATTGATTAAAGCCTCCCGATAAGTAATATCCTGAGAAAACACGTAATACTCCCGATCGCCTTTGCGATCAATATCCCGTTCTCCATGTCCCGCAAGAAATGCCACTCGAATAGCGGGAACAACCATTCTTTTCATAGCTGCAGTAATTTCCTTTTCACTTGGTTGCTTTGACATGTCATCAAATATTCGCAAAAAGGCTTTTTGGCCATTCTCCCGCTCAATCAAACGAACGAATCGATTTTGCTCTGCAGAAAGATCTATTTGCTTTTTAATTTCTTCAGGAGAAAGAAACATCTTAAAATTCAACTCTAATCCATTGGCCAGTTCCCGAGCTCTTTCCTGATCATTTAATGTCGGATAACGCTGATCCAGTGATTCATTTTTTGTTTTGTCATAATAATAGACATATTTCATTTCCATTTCCGGTTTGAAACGAATATATTGGCGAAAAAGTCGTTTATCCCTATTCATATTTTTAGGTAACCCAGCCTCATAATTCGGTTCCAATAAATTAACATAAGTCGTAACACTTAAGCCACCTTTCAACTGTTTCATTACTTCCTGACTATTAGGAGTCAATGTTCTCTGCTTTGTTATGGTTGCATCATAAAAAGTCATTAAAGCTGGGATTGATGATAAATACCCCAAAAATATGGCAATTAAAATAACTCCCACATAACGACTAACTGCAATCTTACGAA
Encoded proteins:
- a CDS encoding Gldg family protein, translated to MKVIYKIAKSELSMLFYSPVAWLILVIFTFQTSMAFSGLFSDLVVDQAIGNRLWDVTERIYTNYRGLLSQVQQYLYLYIPLLTMGLMSKERNSGSIKLLFSSPITNTQIIIGKYFAMMIYALVLIAIILVYIIFGIFTIKDMDIPYTLSGLLGIYLLTCAYAAIGLFMSSLTSYQVVAAMCTLGVLALLNFVGQIGQDIPFLRDITYWLSIRGRSDELIGGLICSEDVLYFLIVITLFLMLSILKLKGERKKTVRKIAVSRYVGVILIAIFLGYLSSIPALMTFYDATITKQRTLTPNSQEVMKQLKGGLSVTTYVNLLEPNYEAGLPKNMNRDKRLFRQYIRFKPEMEMKYVYYYDKTKNESLDQRYPTLNDQERARELANGLELNFKMFLSPEEIKKQIDLSAEQNRFVRLIERENGQKAFLRIFDDMSKQPSEKEITAAMKRMVVPAIRVAFLAGHGERDIDRKGDREYYVFSQDITYREALINNGFDCYKLFLTQKGKIPENTDILVIADVKTPLAKEELDEIQRYIDKGGNVIIAGEPGRQDIMNPLMVSLGVKFMPGRLVQESENFSQTLVFAKVTREVAKIFPRFNWMLRWNYRVPMLDAVGLDYRTDAGFKVMAWLETDSTGCWNEMETTNFAENKAIFQPDAGEKEQVYTLALALSREIEGKEQRILIMSDADCLSNGEFSMKRRGVNTESPIFPNYAFSWLSYGEYPIDTTRPRSPDTKIYMGLEGIMWMNIGLMGFFPLALAACGIVIWAKRKRK